A stretch of DNA from Channa argus isolate prfri chromosome 7, Channa argus male v1.0, whole genome shotgun sequence:
TGGAATCCCCCAGACACTACAAGTGTCAACTATGCAGGTGCAGCCTAAAGTGGCTATCTCACCTGTTTCAAGTAATGGACATCTGAGAGAGAACCCTCCTTTTGGACAGCCACTGAACACCCCTCTGGATTTGTCCACTGGGCTTAAACAGGATCCAGAATGTGAAGCACCTCTGGATTTGTCTAAGAAGTGTAACTCCTCTGTGTCTGCTCTTAATGATATTCCAGTTCTATCTATTAAAAGTGAGCCAGGAGAATTTGAGATCTCAGGAAAGTATAATGGCAACAGAAGATTAGCAGGGTTCAAAACAACTCCTGGAGGAGCAAATACAGAAGTGAAGATGTTAAAAATGGATCCAATGGATCTCACGATACATAACACAGCAACCAATGGAAAAATAATGGATATTAAGAAAGAGCCTCATTCTCCTGGCTCGGATCTTGATTTGTGGTCATCAGAATCCTTCCAGTTGACAGGCAGGAGCCTAGAGAAAGAAGTCAAACTTGAGGTTAATGTTTCACAGCCTGCATGTCCTGAGATGGagaaataaaatactttaaggGCGTAAAAAGAGATTAAAACCCCCATGTAGTTACAGTCACTTCCATGCAAATCATATAGTTACTGTTTTACTGTACCTGCAGCAACATCAAAAAAATTGTAGTGATAATACAATATATAGACTGAATATTTTATAGATCTCTTTAATTGGTATATCTACTGTCATATAGATTTTTCCTACAACTACAGCGTTTTCCACAAAAATGAGTAGCCTGGGAGGAGCTTGCTATCGGTTGACTGTGGCTTTTGTTTtagagtaaaaacatttttggtccATAAAACATTCCCAGCTCTCTCTTCTTATGgaatttgtttgatttgcatTTTGGATAAAGCTTATGGCGTGGCCCATCAGAGCAGAATGGTACTTTATTAGTACAAATTCTATGCAATATTGTGCAGAATTTCTCACtgcatcacattttctttatctCCACTTTAGgtacttgtttgtgtgtggggggaATAGGGTCCTTATGGTTATTCATGTGTATTACTTTAATGAAcactggattttgtttttgtattaagtTGAAAGatttaagtgatttttttcttttgtttacttgacCTTCAGtactatgtaaatattttatcaaaGCAAATTATGGTACTGATCAGTAATATGATGTAATTTTCCCGTTACATTTGCTAAATCTTTATGGTCTGCAGGTATcttatgtttttctaaaaacaaataaatatttgtccttgatgaaacataattaaatgtCTTGTAGATGACTTGTTTTGAGAGATTTTTGTTCAAAATGATACCAACAGCTTTGttagattatatatatattacgcAGAAGAACAAACTGTAGTTatgattaatacatttaaatattggaATAATGGTCTACCTTTAAAGATTACATGACttagttttttgaaaaataaacatgagtGCAGAATCTCAGCATCTAAACcacttttttattaaactttatatCAGAACTACCATTAACAAAACAGACAACGTGTGTAATATACTTTAATTGTCCTAACGCTGCAGATTTAGCACAGGTAAGTCTTAAGTTTACCTTATTTTCTACAcgtttatttagattttgtgtttttctttatatgtgttttataatctttaaaaaaaagtacaaagcGAAAAAAACTACAATTCCCGTCACACGTTAAAAAAAACCCCGGAAATACAATGTCTGATGACGAGATGCTTTAACGGGACAAGGCTACATCGGAGGTGTAACGGTTTATTAAAAACGTGCGTTTATTCTGTTGACTTTATAATTTTGAACCTAGTGTCTTAATTAATAGAATCGTTAGTTTAAAGCTGAGTCGTCGGCGTGGGGTCAACGGCAGCGTTTGCTTTAATTCATGGACAAAGACAAGTGTAGCGACATTGTAAGTAAGCGACCCCATAATTGGGTTGATTTCCTGATTTAACGTATGATTGGAAAATCGTATTTAATTCAAGGTCACCCGCAGTAAGCTGAACTTTTGTGTACTAATAGAGCCAATGCAGTTTTAATGTGGAGCTGACTATATGCTGACTATGCAATCATGCTTTGTGTACATCTGGCAGCATGGTCACTGCTCCTGGATGGAGATGCATCAGTTCATTGGAGATCTAATTACATCTGGAAACACCTTGAAGGATCAGCCAGATGTGATAAACACAGCATGGGGTGTGGCTGGAAGTGGTGGTGCTGCCCTGGGTTACAAAGGTGCTTCCTTTGAACCTTTGCAACAACCGCCACCTGAGCAGGACACCAGAGAGTCAGAGGCACGTGGAAACATCCAGCCAGGGTCAGCACACAGGAAGGGAGAGACAAAAGACAGACGAGAAGGTGAGAGCTCAAAGCCAGATGTCACCTTTTCCTTATAAAAAGTTCTATTGTAAcctttgtaatttgtttaataatttagatGTGCATCATACCTGCACCTGCCCTGGCTGCCCCTATTCAACTTCACCATGTTCTTTGGAGACATTAAAACCCAAACAATCTTTGTGCCACTCCAAAGACCTTACTGAACCAAGCAGAACCACCACATCTGAGCTGGAGACCAGGCCGTCCAGGCAGAATGCAAACAGACAGTCTCAGAGCCCTGATAAGATCTCAGAAACTCCTCCTTCTAGAGTGTCCTTGTCTCAGCTCTCCATGTTTCCCTGCTTGTGTTGCCACCGCACTCAGATCCTGAGCCACCAGGAAGGCATGGATTCACCTCATTCTCATGCTCATCATCATTTCCATCACCACCACTGCCCTATAACGTCTTGTTTTTCCAGCTCTCAGCTCGCCCACTCTCACTCTAGACAGCTCTCTGGCTCTTTTTCCTGCTTGTCTTGCCAGCACTCCTTTTCAACCTGTTCTCAGGTCTGCCACCACCAGCACAGACCAACACAGCAGGAAGACGAGAGAGCCAGAACAGTGACGGCCATGTTGTCGCTGCATCCCTGTATGCACTGCGCGTCCTCTTTTTCCAGACCGtctcagctgctgcagcatcaGCGCTCTGAGCATGCACACAAACCTTCCGGCTTCCTCTGCACAGAATGTGGCAGGGCTTTCAACTCGCACAGCAATCTACGCATCCACCTCAATGTGCACACTGGTGCCCGCCCCTACTCCTGCTCTGATTGTGGGAAGAGTTTTAG
This window harbors:
- the si:ch211-79k12.2 gene encoding oocyte zinc finger protein XlCOF22 isoform X2, encoding MDKDKCSDIHGHCSWMEMHQFIGDLITSGNTLKDQPDVINTAWGVAGSGGAALGYKGASFEPLQQPPPEQDTRESEARGNIQPGSAHRKGETKDRREDVHHTCTCPGCPYSTSPCSLETLKPKQSLCHSKDLTEPSRTTTSELETRPSRQNANRQSQSPDKISETPPSRVSLSQLSMFPCLCCHRTQILSHQEGMDSPHSHAHHHFHHHHCPITSCFSSSQLAHSHSRQLSGSFSCLSCQHSFSTCSQVCHHQHRPTQQEDERARTVTAMLSLHPCMHCASSFSRPSQLLQHQRSEHAHKPSGFLCTECGRAFNSHSNLRIHLNVHTGARPYSCSDCGKSFSQSGALKIHRRIHTGERPYSCGFCGRGFPHLAGVRAHQRTHTGEKPYRCSQCGKCFTQSGALKIHTRIHTGERPFICSICGKGFSNRSGIRFHYRTVHGLAPENAVEAGAGGAYRASTSHSIPPGRPRTFPPASIGLNMPNSPESNSLTAPNSRDSPPLNDAQSVERNPGGNRDRLLYACEDCGLRFKDALSRNRHQTLVHYSSEGREEGGEEPTKELNTNERVQNNSKT
- the si:ch211-79k12.2 gene encoding oocyte zinc finger protein XlCOF22 isoform X1; its protein translation is MLTMQSCFVYIWQHGHCSWMEMHQFIGDLITSGNTLKDQPDVINTAWGVAGSGGAALGYKGASFEPLQQPPPEQDTRESEARGNIQPGSAHRKGETKDRREDVHHTCTCPGCPYSTSPCSLETLKPKQSLCHSKDLTEPSRTTTSELETRPSRQNANRQSQSPDKISETPPSRVSLSQLSMFPCLCCHRTQILSHQEGMDSPHSHAHHHFHHHHCPITSCFSSSQLAHSHSRQLSGSFSCLSCQHSFSTCSQVCHHQHRPTQQEDERARTVTAMLSLHPCMHCASSFSRPSQLLQHQRSEHAHKPSGFLCTECGRAFNSHSNLRIHLNVHTGARPYSCSDCGKSFSQSGALKIHRRIHTGERPYSCGFCGRGFPHLAGVRAHQRTHTGEKPYRCSQCGKCFTQSGALKIHTRIHTGERPFICSICGKGFSNRSGIRFHYRTVHGLAPENAVEAGAGGAYRASTSHSIPPGRPRTFPPASIGLNMPNSPESNSLTAPNSRDSPPLNDAQSVERNPGGNRDRLLYACEDCGLRFKDALSRNRHQTLVHYSSEGREEGGEEPTKELNTNERVQNNSKT